CGGGCGTCGCCGGGCTGGGCTTCGAAAATTTCCATCGCATCGCTCATCGTGTATCCGTCCGTCGGCCGAGCCGCTCATCGACGCAGTCGGCCAGCGTGCGATGAATGCGGCTCAAGGCCACATAGATCGTGTTCAGTTTCCGCCCCACCTTCGCTGCCAGATCCGTCCCGCTCACGCCTTCGCCGTAGCGCAGTTCGACGAGCCGGCGGGCGTACGGGCTCAGTCCGTCAATGCAGTCGCGCAGCGCATCGGAGCGATCGCTTTGCTCGTGCGTCGCCGGCTGGGCCCAGACCTGTTCGAGTTTGTCGAGCACCGCATCGTTGAAAACGATCGGCCGGCGCGCCAGTTTCCGCACCGCCGCGATGCCGTGAAACCGAGCCGCCTGCCGCAGCCACGCCTCCAGATGCTTCACATCCGAAATCTCGCCTCGCTTCCGCAACACCGCCACGCTCACTTCCTGAAACACATCCTCCGCCAGGTGCTCATCGCGCACGATGACCTCCAGATACGACAACAGGGCGATCCGTTGTCGCCAAAGCTCGCGTACGATCGTGGCCTCATCCAGCGCCATGCATCTGCTCCATCCTTTAATAGCGCGCCGCCCGACGGACTTTACATGAGCGGCCCCAATAATTTTCCGCCGGCTTTCCGGCAGACCTATCCAAAGATAACATCAATGGTTACATCCCACCGCCGGCAAACGCCTCTTCGGAGCCGCTCATCGAACCCTCTGATCCATCCCCGGTTCCCCCGCCCTCGCCGATGGCCCGACTCATCGACTTCCTGGGCATCCGACGCAGCATCGTCGGCCTGCTGAGCATGGTCATCCTCGTCGGCCTCGGCGAGCACATGGCCGAGCAGTTCCTCCCGCTCTACCTCGTCGCGCTCGGCGGCGGATTCATCTCCGTCGGCTTCCTCAACGGCATGGACAATCTGCTGGGCGCGATCTACTCCTACTTCGGCGGATACCTCTCCGACCGCCTCGGCGACAAACGCGCTCTGCTTCTGTTCAACATCCTTTCGATGATCGGATTCCTGATCGTCGCGCTGATCCCGACGTGGCAGGCCGTGCTCGGCGGCGCGGTGCTGTTTCTTTCATGGACCGCCATCTCACTGCCTTCCACCATGAGTCTCGTCGCCCGCGTCCTGCCCAAGAACAAGCGCACCATGGGCGTGTCCGTCCATTCGCTCGTCCGCCGCG
The DNA window shown above is from Planctomycetota bacterium and carries:
- a CDS encoding sigma-70 family RNA polymerase sigma factor, which encodes MALDEATIVRELWRQRIALLSYLEVIVRDEHLAEDVFQEVSVAVLRKRGEISDVKHLEAWLRQAARFHGIAAVRKLARRPIVFNDAVLDKLEQVWAQPATHEQSDRSDALRDCIDGLSPYARRLVELRYGEGVSGTDLAAKVGRKLNTIYVALSRIHRTLADCVDERLGRRTDTR